A section of the Macadamia integrifolia cultivar HAES 741 chromosome 9, SCU_Mint_v3, whole genome shotgun sequence genome encodes:
- the LOC122088395 gene encoding 7-hydroxymethyl chlorophyll a reductase, chloroplastic isoform X2, with product MAFAIANLSSLPQSFSVISAASSSSSSSKESNSSSNSLKLREDWRKRSKPISPGSTYPAKDHCSQCGLCDTYYIAHVKNACAFLGDGMSKIEGLEPMVHGRGRKLDSPDETYFGVHEDLLYARKTKPVEGAQWTGIVTTIAIEMLKANMVEAVICVQSDPEDRLSPRPVLARTPDEVLAAKGVKPTLSPNLNTLALVEAAGVKRLLFCGVGCQVQALRSVEKYLNLEKLYVLGTNCVDNGTRDGLDKFLKASSSDPETVMHYEFMQDYKVHLKHLDGHIEEVPYFCLPANELVDVIAPSCYSCFDYTNALSDLVVGYMGVPKYTGVSMTQHPQYITVRNERGREMLSLVKNLLEINPTVSSGNRRPYVTQTVIADDNAKLGK from the exons ATGGCTTTTGCAATTGCGAATTTATCTTCGTTGCCTCAGTCCTTTTCTGTAATATCTgctgcatcatcatcatcatcatcatcaaaag AGTCGAACTCAAGCTCAAATTCACTTAAACTGAGGGAAGATTGGAGGAAACGGTCCAAGCCCATTTCTCCCGGGAGCACTTATCCTGCTAAAGACCACTGCAG TCAATGTGGTTTGTGCGACACCTATTACATTGCCCATGTGAAGAACGCGTGTGCTTTCTTAGGAGATGGGATGTCTAAGATTGAA GGCTTGGAACCTATGGTTCATGGCAGAGGGAGGAAACTGGATTCACCTGATGAGACATATTTTGGCGTCCATGAAGATTTGTTGTATGCTCGTAAGACTAAGCCTGTAGAAG GAGCCCAATGGACAGGAATAGTAACAACCATCGCAATAGAAATGTTGAAAGCTAACATGGTTGAAGCTGTCATTTGCGTACAGAG TGATCCAGAGGATCGACTTAGTCCGAGGCCTGTTTTGGCCAG GACACCGGATGAAGTTCTGGCAGCAAAAGGTGTTAAACCAACATTATCTCCTAATCTGAATACCCTTGCCCTAGTTGAG GCAGCTGGTGTAAAGCGTCTTCTTTTTTGTGGTGTTGGTTGCCAAGTACAAG CACTAAGATCCGTGGAGAAGTACTTGAACTTGGAAAAGCTATATGTCCTTGGAACCAATTGTG tggATAATGGGACTCGAGATGGGCTAGATAAGTTTCTGAAGGCTTCAAGCAGTGATCCAGAAACAGTAATGCATTATGAGTTTATGCAAGATTACAAG GTACACCTGAAGCATTTGGATGGCCATATTGAAGAG GTTCCTTATTTCTGCCTACCAGCGAATGAATTAGTCGATGTTATTGCACCATCCTGCTATAG CTGCTTTGACTACACAAATGCATTATCG GATTTGGTGGTAGGGTACATGGGTGTGCCAAAATATACTGGAGTAAGCATGACACAACATCCACAATATATTACTGTCAG GAATGAACGCGGAAGAGAAATGCTTAGTCTGGTGAAGAATCTTTTGGAGATTAACCCAACTGTCAGCAGT GGAAATCGTCGTCCTTATGTGACACAAACAGTTATTGCTGATGATAATGCAAAATTGGGTAAATGA
- the LOC122088395 gene encoding 7-hydroxymethyl chlorophyll a reductase, chloroplastic isoform X1: protein MAFAIANLSSLPQSFSVISAASSSSSSSKESNSSSNSLKLREDWRKRSKPISPGSTYPAKDHCSQCGLCDTYYIAHVKNACAFLGDGMSKIEGLEPMVHGRGRKLDSPDETYFGVHEDLLYARKTKPVEGAQWTGIVTTIAIEMLKANMVEAVICVQSDPEDRLSPRPVLARTPDEVLAAKGVKPTLSPNLNTLALVEAAGVKRLLFCGVGCQVQALRSVEKYLNLEKLYVLGTNCVDNGTRDGLDKFLKASSSDPETVMHYEFMQDYKDTILLMFEQVHLKHLDGHIEEVPYFCLPANELVDVIAPSCYSCFDYTNALSDLVVGYMGVPKYTGVSMTQHPQYITVRNERGREMLSLVKNLLEINPTVSSGNRRPYVTQTVIADDNAKLGK from the exons ATGGCTTTTGCAATTGCGAATTTATCTTCGTTGCCTCAGTCCTTTTCTGTAATATCTgctgcatcatcatcatcatcatcatcaaaag AGTCGAACTCAAGCTCAAATTCACTTAAACTGAGGGAAGATTGGAGGAAACGGTCCAAGCCCATTTCTCCCGGGAGCACTTATCCTGCTAAAGACCACTGCAG TCAATGTGGTTTGTGCGACACCTATTACATTGCCCATGTGAAGAACGCGTGTGCTTTCTTAGGAGATGGGATGTCTAAGATTGAA GGCTTGGAACCTATGGTTCATGGCAGAGGGAGGAAACTGGATTCACCTGATGAGACATATTTTGGCGTCCATGAAGATTTGTTGTATGCTCGTAAGACTAAGCCTGTAGAAG GAGCCCAATGGACAGGAATAGTAACAACCATCGCAATAGAAATGTTGAAAGCTAACATGGTTGAAGCTGTCATTTGCGTACAGAG TGATCCAGAGGATCGACTTAGTCCGAGGCCTGTTTTGGCCAG GACACCGGATGAAGTTCTGGCAGCAAAAGGTGTTAAACCAACATTATCTCCTAATCTGAATACCCTTGCCCTAGTTGAG GCAGCTGGTGTAAAGCGTCTTCTTTTTTGTGGTGTTGGTTGCCAAGTACAAG CACTAAGATCCGTGGAGAAGTACTTGAACTTGGAAAAGCTATATGTCCTTGGAACCAATTGTG tggATAATGGGACTCGAGATGGGCTAGATAAGTTTCTGAAGGCTTCAAGCAGTGATCCAGAAACAGTAATGCATTATGAGTTTATGCAAGATTACAAG GATACTATATTGTTGATGTTTGAACAGGTACACCTGAAGCATTTGGATGGCCATATTGAAGAG GTTCCTTATTTCTGCCTACCAGCGAATGAATTAGTCGATGTTATTGCACCATCCTGCTATAG CTGCTTTGACTACACAAATGCATTATCG GATTTGGTGGTAGGGTACATGGGTGTGCCAAAATATACTGGAGTAAGCATGACACAACATCCACAATATATTACTGTCAG GAATGAACGCGGAAGAGAAATGCTTAGTCTGGTGAAGAATCTTTTGGAGATTAACCCAACTGTCAGCAGT GGAAATCGTCGTCCTTATGTGACACAAACAGTTATTGCTGATGATAATGCAAAATTGGGTAAATGA